From Desulfobacterales bacterium, a single genomic window includes:
- a CDS encoding acetyl-CoA C-acetyltransferase, translated as MKEVVIVSGARTAVGSFGGGLKDVPVVDLGTLVMKETIKRAGLKPVCSDEMLSFAADTLKAQGQIDLEKKGYDYDAGAAPVTIDEVIMGNVLQAGQGQNPGRQAMVRAGIPKETPAFTMNKVCGSGLKAIALGAQAIMCGSAEVVLAGGMESMSQAPMALPKARWGYRMEISGMGNVADLVVFDGLYEIFYGYHMGMTAENIAAMYDISRQEQDELGVMSHQRARAAIANGLFAEEIVPVVQKGKKGDVVFDTDERPMDTNMEKMAKLSPAFKKGGTVTAGNASGINDGAAAVLLMSVEKAKAMGLTPILKIKAFASGGLDPAYMGLGPVPAIRKVLKSTGMSLKDIDTIELNEAFASQAIGCMRELGIATDRPNQLGSGISLGHPIGCTGARQMVTCMHEMKRKDYHTGLISMCIGGGMGMAMIVER; from the coding sequence ATGAAAGAAGTGGTGATCGTCAGTGGGGCCAGAACGGCCGTCGGTAGTTTCGGGGGTGGACTTAAAGATGTGCCGGTGGTGGATTTGGGCACGCTGGTGATGAAAGAAACAATTAAACGCGCCGGTCTCAAACCGGTGTGCAGTGATGAGATGCTGTCCTTTGCCGCAGATACGCTAAAAGCGCAAGGGCAAATCGACCTTGAAAAAAAAGGTTATGATTATGATGCGGGCGCAGCTCCCGTTACCATCGATGAAGTGATTATGGGAAACGTCCTTCAGGCAGGCCAGGGGCAAAACCCGGGCCGGCAGGCCATGGTTCGCGCCGGCATACCCAAGGAGACGCCCGCCTTTACCATGAACAAGGTATGCGGTTCGGGACTTAAAGCGATCGCGCTGGGTGCTCAGGCCATCATGTGCGGCTCCGCCGAGGTGGTGCTGGCCGGCGGCATGGAAAGCATGAGCCAGGCGCCTATGGCGCTTCCCAAAGCCCGATGGGGTTACCGCATGGAGATCAGCGGCATGGGCAATGTGGCGGATCTGGTGGTCTTTGATGGGTTGTATGAGATTTTTTACGGCTATCATATGGGCATGACGGCGGAAAACATTGCCGCCATGTACGATATTTCCCGGCAGGAGCAGGATGAGCTGGGCGTGATGAGTCATCAGCGGGCCAGAGCCGCGATTGCCAACGGCCTTTTTGCTGAAGAGATAGTGCCGGTTGTTCAGAAGGGCAAAAAAGGGGATGTGGTGTTTGACACGGACGAGCGGCCCATGGACACCAATATGGAAAAAATGGCCAAACTGAGTCCCGCGTTCAAAAAGGGTGGTACCGTGACCGCTGGAAATGCATCCGGAATCAACGACGGGGCTGCCGCGGTGCTGCTCATGAGCGTGGAAAAAGCCAAGGCAATGGGGTTGACACCGATTCTTAAAATCAAGGCCTTTGCCTCCGGAGGCCTGGATCCGGCCTATATGGGACTCGGCCCGGTGCCGGCCATTCGTAAAGTTCTAAAATCCACGGGCATGAGCCTGAAGGATATCGATACGATCGAACTCAACGAAGCCTTCGCCTCGCAGGCCATAGGTTGTATGCGCGAGCTTGGCATTGCGACGGATCGGCCCAATCAATTGGGCAGCGGCATTTCCCTAGGGCACCCCATCGGCTGCACCGGCGCTCGCCAGATGGTGACCTGCATGCATGAGATGAAGCGAAAAGATTATCATACCGGCCTGATTTCCATGTGCATCGGCGGTGGCATGGGCATGGCCATGATCGTGGAACGCTAA
- a CDS encoding replication-associated recombination protein A, which yields MDLFDYQAQRSTAESRPLAERMRPGTLREFIGQGHLMGPSSLLRSAIENDRLFSMILWGPPGCGKTTLARIVSKETQSHFVHFSAVLAGVKQIREVIEEAREQLRLHRKRTVLFVDEIHRFNKAQQDAFLHQVESGLITLIGATTENPSFEVNAALMSRCRVFTLNRLTDKELEAIIQQALTDKERGLGRLQLEFEPAALSHIVRAADGDGRAALNNLEGVVSFLPAKQAGEAASGRLIPLSEVETALQKKALMYDKSGEEHYNLISALHKSLRGSDPDGAVYWLARMLMAGEDPLYIARRMVRFASEDVGNADPRALTVCMDAMEAFRFLGPPEGELALVQAAVYLATAPKSNSLYKAYGNVRAVIEKTGALPVPLHIRNAPTGLMKSLGYGKDYKYAHDFEAGIAAQTYLPGEIAGTTFYEPVDRGYEKTIKERLAWWEKMKSTEK from the coding sequence TTGGATCTCTTCGACTATCAGGCGCAAAGGAGCACGGCAGAATCCCGCCCACTGGCCGAGCGAATGCGGCCCGGGACGTTGCGGGAATTTATCGGGCAGGGGCATCTGATGGGGCCTTCCTCGCTGCTGCGAAGTGCCATTGAAAACGACCGGTTGTTTTCCATGATTCTCTGGGGGCCGCCCGGTTGCGGCAAGACCACGCTGGCGCGCATTGTTTCCAAGGAGACCCAATCCCATTTCGTCCATTTTTCGGCAGTACTTGCCGGCGTCAAGCAGATTCGCGAGGTCATCGAGGAGGCCAGAGAGCAACTTCGGCTGCACCGAAAGCGGACAGTTCTTTTTGTGGATGAAATTCACAGGTTTAACAAAGCCCAGCAGGATGCGTTTTTGCACCAGGTGGAAAGCGGTTTAATTACGCTGATCGGTGCGACCACGGAAAATCCATCCTTTGAAGTCAACGCCGCGCTCATGTCCCGCTGCCGGGTATTTACGCTTAACCGCTTGACCGATAAAGAGCTTGAAGCGATCATTCAGCAAGCCCTCACCGACAAGGAGCGGGGGCTGGGCCGCTTGCAGCTTGAATTTGAGCCGGCTGCCCTTTCTCATATCGTGCGTGCGGCGGACGGCGACGGGCGCGCCGCATTGAACAACCTGGAAGGGGTGGTGTCATTTCTGCCCGCGAAACAGGCGGGAGAGGCGGCTTCGGGGCGTTTGATCCCCTTATCGGAAGTGGAGACGGCGTTACAGAAAAAGGCGCTCATGTACGACAAGAGCGGCGAGGAGCATTACAACCTGATCTCCGCGCTTCACAAGAGCCTTCGGGGTAGTGATCCGGACGGAGCCGTTTATTGGCTCGCCCGCATGCTGATGGCCGGAGAAGACCCGCTCTATATCGCCCGCCGCATGGTTCGCTTTGCATCCGAAGATGTGGGAAACGCCGATCCGAGAGCGCTCACCGTCTGCATGGATGCCATGGAAGCCTTCCGGTTTCTCGGGCCTCCGGAAGGCGAGCTGGCCTTGGTGCAGGCGGCCGTGTATCTGGCCACGGCCCCCAAAAGCAACAGCCTTTACAAGGCCTATGGAAACGTGCGGGCCGTCATTGAAAAAACTGGCGCACTGCCCGTACCGCTGCACATTCGAAATGCGCCCACCGGGCTGATGAAATCCCTGGGATATGGAAAAGATTATAAATATGCCCATGACTTTGAGGCGGGGATCGCGGCGCAGACCTATCTTCCCGGGGAAATCGCGGGAACGACCTTTTACGAGCCGGTGGATCGGGGTTATGAAAAGACCATTAAAGAGCGGCTCGCCTGGTGGGAGAAGATGAAATCCACAGAGAAATGA
- a CDS encoding AI-2E family transporter, with product MAEGTQRDLILWFFLALFIVSIILLGWLLWPFLSIIVLGAVVSGIFSPVYQWLNRKLKPSPASLLTCILIFLFLFIPIVFFVSVLSNEAYDLYQAAKGAVLSDNIHELFKESRIHAFIIKHEILGRITPLMTSLGFDPAGEEIQRSLSEIAKNIGLVLYEQASAIASNILSFLVNFFLMLLVIYYLLIDGGRLVAFIVDLSPLPREQDEKLICKFKDMAGAILVGNGLGGLIQGVLGGVVFALFGLKSPFLWGGIMALLAFLPIVGIGAVFIPAALILFLKGRFGAGIFFVLFYFVLSGGIEYGFKPKLVGNRVQMHTLLVFLAIIGGLKLFGILGIIYGPLVVTAFLTLTDIYYSNYQRLVEPADKLET from the coding sequence GTGGCTGAGGGAACACAACGGGATCTGATATTGTGGTTCTTTTTGGCGCTGTTTATCGTTTCCATTATCCTGCTCGGCTGGTTGCTCTGGCCGTTTCTATCGATCATCGTGCTGGGGGCGGTGGTTAGCGGAATTTTCTCGCCGGTATACCAGTGGTTGAACCGAAAACTGAAGCCATCACCGGCGTCCTTGCTGACATGCATATTGATATTTCTGTTTTTGTTCATTCCCATCGTATTTTTTGTCAGCGTGTTGTCCAACGAGGCCTACGATCTCTACCAGGCGGCCAAAGGGGCTGTATTAAGCGATAACATTCATGAGCTGTTCAAGGAAAGCCGCATTCATGCGTTTATTATCAAACATGAGATCCTTGGACGGATAACCCCCCTGATGACCAGTCTGGGGTTCGATCCGGCCGGCGAGGAGATTCAACGCTCCCTTTCCGAGATTGCGAAAAATATCGGTTTGGTATTATATGAGCAGGCCAGTGCGATCGCATCCAATATTTTGAGCTTTCTGGTTAATTTTTTTTTGATGCTGCTGGTGATATACTACCTGCTCATCGACGGCGGGCGCTTGGTGGCTTTTATCGTGGATCTCTCGCCATTGCCGCGGGAACAGGACGAGAAGCTGATTTGCAAATTCAAGGACATGGCCGGTGCAATTCTCGTGGGTAACGGCCTGGGCGGTTTGATTCAGGGGGTATTGGGGGGCGTGGTTTTTGCCTTATTTGGACTCAAATCCCCCTTTCTTTGGGGGGGGATTATGGCTCTGCTGGCCTTTTTGCCCATCGTCGGCATTGGCGCTGTTTTCATTCCGGCAGCTTTGATTTTATTTTTAAAAGGTCGATTCGGCGCCGGTATCTTCTTTGTCCTTTTTTACTTCGTTCTTTCCGGCGGCATCGAGTATGGGTTCAAACCCAAGCTGGTGGGCAATCGGGTTCAGATGCATACGCTGCTGGTGTTTTTGGCCATTATCGGCGGGCTCAAGCTTTTCGGCATATTGGGTATTATCTACGGCCCCCTTGTGGTTACCGCTTTTTTAACATTAACGGATATTTACTATTCGAACTATCAGCGGCTCGTTGAGCCTGCGGACAAGCTGGAAACCTAA
- a CDS encoding NRDE family protein, with translation MCLILFAYRIHPEFKLILAANRDEFYDRPALPLGVWQDRPHILAGRDLRGGGTWLGVTRTGRFAAITNYRDPASVKPNAPSRGLLLTDYLISDSPPETYLNNISQNAQQYNGFNLLIGNATELYYYSNREGAVKCLEPGLYGLSNHLLNTAWPKVARGKNSLKKLLQNKNGVGPEQVFQLLFDKSTPPAEQLPDTGVGLRKEKMLSPMFISSKGYGTRSSSVLLMSHSGQISFAERSYTPSTYLPPKSYTRQFHFSVDFIFSHQASRSLMVFS, from the coding sequence ATGTGTCTGATACTTTTTGCATACCGCATTCATCCGGAATTCAAGCTAATTCTCGCTGCCAACCGGGATGAATTCTACGATCGCCCCGCCCTTCCCCTGGGGGTCTGGCAAGACCGGCCGCACATTCTGGCAGGTCGGGATTTAAGAGGCGGCGGTACGTGGTTGGGTGTGACGCGAACCGGCCGTTTCGCCGCCATCACCAATTACAGGGACCCAGCGTCTGTCAAACCGAATGCCCCTTCCCGGGGACTGCTCTTAACCGATTATCTCATCTCCGATTCTCCGCCGGAAACCTATCTGAACAATATCAGCCAAAACGCTCAGCAATACAATGGCTTTAATCTGTTGATAGGCAATGCAACCGAACTGTATTATTATTCCAACCGGGAAGGCGCCGTGAAATGCCTTGAACCGGGGCTGTACGGCCTCAGCAATCATCTGCTGAATACCGCCTGGCCGAAGGTGGCGCGAGGGAAAAACAGCCTAAAAAAATTGCTTCAAAACAAAAACGGGGTCGGACCGGAGCAGGTGTTTCAACTCTTGTTCGATAAGTCAACCCCACCCGCAGAGCAGTTGCCCGATACCGGCGTCGGGCTGCGCAAGGAAAAAATGCTGAGCCCCATGTTCATTTCCAGCAAGGGGTACGGCACCCGGTCTTCTTCCGTGCTCCTGATGTCCCATTCAGGGCAAATATCCTTTGCGGAGCGGTCTTATACTCCTTCAACGTATCTTCCGCCGAAATCCTACACCCGTCAGTTTCATTTCTCTGTGGATTTCATCTTCTCCCACCAGGCGAGCCGCTCTTTAATGGTCTTTTCATAA